A window of the Streptomyces sp. Ag109_O5-10 genome harbors these coding sequences:
- a CDS encoding SDR family oxidoreductase codes for MSSVAIVGAGPGLGAAVARRFGREGFAVALLARDGERLRALADELAQEGVRARGFAADVRDPLALAGALARAAGELGTVEVLQYSPVPQRDFMLPVLETTHADLTGPVEFSVYGPVAAVQQVLPGMRELGRGTILLVNGGTAVIPHPDRAGTSIAFAAESAYGHLLHDRLAGEGIYVGQLIIPGAIVVGHPRKDPAALADALWGMHRDRHGFRHYADDLDG; via the coding sequence GTGAGCAGTGTTGCCATCGTGGGGGCCGGGCCCGGCCTGGGGGCCGCCGTCGCCCGGCGGTTCGGGCGGGAGGGGTTCGCGGTGGCACTGCTGGCCCGGGACGGGGAGCGGCTCCGGGCGCTGGCCGACGAGCTGGCCCAGGAGGGCGTCCGCGCCCGCGGGTTCGCCGCCGACGTCAGGGACCCGCTCGCCCTCGCGGGGGCGCTGGCGCGGGCCGCCGGGGAACTCGGGACCGTCGAGGTCCTGCAGTACAGCCCGGTACCGCAGCGGGACTTCATGCTGCCGGTCCTGGAGACCACCCACGCGGACCTGACCGGCCCCGTCGAGTTCTCGGTGTACGGGCCGGTCGCCGCCGTCCAGCAGGTGCTGCCGGGCATGCGGGAGCTGGGGCGGGGGACGATCCTGCTCGTCAACGGCGGTACCGCCGTCATCCCGCACCCCGACCGGGCCGGGACCTCCATCGCCTTCGCCGCCGAGAGCGCGTACGGGCACCTGCTGCACGACCGGCTCGCGGGCGAGGGCATTTACGTGGGGCAGCTCATCATCCCGGGGGCCATCGTCGTCGGGCACCCGCGCAAGGACCCCGCCGCGCTCGCCGACGCGCTGTGGGGGATGCACCGCGACCGGCACGGGTTCCGGCACTACGCCGACGACCTCGACGGATAA
- a CDS encoding VOC family protein yields the protein MERVLGIGGYFLRSADPAAQKAWYRDCLGLDIDDHGLWEQPAGPTVFAAFEAGTDYFGSPAQQTMLNFRVRDLDAMLAQLRAKGADVDAETQDMDGVGRFGWVTDPEGNRIELWQPA from the coding sequence ATGGAACGTGTGCTTGGAATCGGCGGGTACTTCCTGCGGTCCGCCGATCCGGCGGCCCAGAAGGCGTGGTACCGCGACTGCCTGGGCCTGGACATCGACGACCACGGCCTGTGGGAGCAGCCGGCCGGGCCGACGGTGTTCGCGGCCTTCGAGGCCGGGACCGACTACTTCGGCTCCCCCGCCCAGCAGACCATGCTCAACTTCCGGGTCCGCGACCTGGACGCGATGCTCGCCCAGCTGCGCGCCAAGGGCGCGGACGTCGACGCGGAGACCCAGGACATGGACGGCGTGGGCCGCTTCGGCTGGGTCACCGACCCGGAGGGCAACCGCATCGAACTGTGGCAGCCGGCCTGA